The proteins below come from a single Myripristis murdjan chromosome 10, fMyrMur1.1, whole genome shotgun sequence genomic window:
- the apool gene encoding MICOS complex subunit MIC27 isoform X1 — protein MAAKVAMVAVPTVLGIASIRVYRVSDAPPDGLISRETLSVYTPVPQSPLFHFVAEKPGALESGLTKVRETILPLVQAAQGACVSVKKGSVNLYHAGEDVYYYLKDPPPGFLPRLGTITMAGLLGMFLARKGSRFKRVAVPLGLMSAGASVCYPAQAVAVLKLTGKRLYAAGQWSSASVSSLFTSKSKEHVAKELASSQTQSATVPKPESPVVEEVHSAPCHVEEPSSPTDSPAQPAATTEAEIESVELVPVSDEPASATTTEGLTSITHTQIPPDEGPTQPTADAVVKSVPAESTLNSLAPPSPVESEEPLDSKQALDAPSAEASPDQIMPTSEAETVVESVPTEPTPAAEEPPAPAPSDQPAESSESEPAPEELAEKPVVAAVEEPTAPEQAAAENTTEGSGFQADPALMDFGQSNPEDEDMYSTRS, from the exons ATGGCGGCCAAG GTGGCGATGGTGGCCGTCCCCACGGTGCTGGGCATAGCCTCCATCCGTGTGTACAGAGTCAGCGATGCTCCGCCTGATGGGCTGATTTCTCGTGAAACG CTGTCTGTCTACACCCCAGTGCCACAGAGtcctctgtttcattttgtggctGAGAAGCCTGGGGCACTTGAGAGCGGCTTGACCAAAGTGAGGGAGACCATACTGCCTCTGGTCCAGGCTGCACAG GGTGCTTGTGTCTCTGTGAAAAAAGGAAGCGTTAATCTTTACCATGCTGGAGAGG ATGTGTACTATTACTTGAAAGACCCTCCGCCAGGTTTTCTACCCAGACTGGGCACCATCACCATGGCTGGTCTGCTGGGCATGTTCCTAGCGCGGAAAG GCTCTCGTTTCAAGAGGGTGGCAGTTCCTCTTGGCCTGATGAGTGCAGGTGCTTCAGTGTGCTACCCTGCCCAGGCAGTGGCTGTGCTCAAG TTAACAGGTAAGAGGCTTTATGCAGCAGGACAGTGGAGCAGTGCCTCTGTGTCGTCTCTGTTCACCTCCAAGTCCAAGGAGCATGTTGCCAAAGAGCTTGCTTCCTCACAAACACAG TCAGCCACAGTGCCAAAGCCTGAGTCTCCAGTAGTTGAAGAGGTGCATTCTGCCCCTTGCCACGTGGAAGAGCCCAGCTCTCCCACAGACAGCCCAGCTCAGCCCGCAGCcaccacagaggcagagatagAATCAGTTGAGCTTGTTCCTGTCTCTGATGAACCCGCTTCCGCCACCACAACAGAGGGGCTGACatccataacacacacacagataccacCTGACGAAGGTCCTACACAGCCCACTGCAG ATGCTGTAGTAAAATCTGTGCCAGCTGAGTCCACTCTCAATTCTCTGGCACCACCCTCCCCTGTCGAAAGTGAGGAGCCTTTAGACTCCAAACAAGCACTTGATGCCCCCTCTGCTGAAGCCAGCCCAGACCAGATCATGCCTACCTCTGAAGCAGAGACAGTGGTGGAGTCTGTTCCAACTGAGCCCACTCCTGCTGCCGAGGAGCCAcctgctccagctccttcagACCAACCAGCAG AATCATCTGAGTCTGAACCTGCTCCTGAGGAGTTAGCTGAAAAACCAGTGGTTGCTGCAGTGGAGGAACCCACAGCCCCTGAGCAGGCCGCTGCAGAAAACACCACAG AGGGCTCTGGTTTCCAGGCCGACCCTGCTCTCATGGACTTTGGCCAGTCCAACCCAGAGGATGAAGACATGTACAGCACTCGCAGCTGA
- the apool gene encoding MICOS complex subunit MIC27 isoform X2, with protein sequence MVAVPTVLGIASIRVYRVSDAPPDGLISRETLSVYTPVPQSPLFHFVAEKPGALESGLTKVRETILPLVQAAQGACVSVKKGSVNLYHAGEDVYYYLKDPPPGFLPRLGTITMAGLLGMFLARKGSRFKRVAVPLGLMSAGASVCYPAQAVAVLKLTGKRLYAAGQWSSASVSSLFTSKSKEHVAKELASSQTQSATVPKPESPVVEEVHSAPCHVEEPSSPTDSPAQPAATTEAEIESVELVPVSDEPASATTTEGLTSITHTQIPPDEGPTQPTADAVVKSVPAESTLNSLAPPSPVESEEPLDSKQALDAPSAEASPDQIMPTSEAETVVESVPTEPTPAAEEPPAPAPSDQPAESSESEPAPEELAEKPVVAAVEEPTAPEQAAAENTTEGSGFQADPALMDFGQSNPEDEDMYSTRS encoded by the exons ATGGTGGCCGTCCCCACGGTGCTGGGCATAGCCTCCATCCGTGTGTACAGAGTCAGCGATGCTCCGCCTGATGGGCTGATTTCTCGTGAAACG CTGTCTGTCTACACCCCAGTGCCACAGAGtcctctgtttcattttgtggctGAGAAGCCTGGGGCACTTGAGAGCGGCTTGACCAAAGTGAGGGAGACCATACTGCCTCTGGTCCAGGCTGCACAG GGTGCTTGTGTCTCTGTGAAAAAAGGAAGCGTTAATCTTTACCATGCTGGAGAGG ATGTGTACTATTACTTGAAAGACCCTCCGCCAGGTTTTCTACCCAGACTGGGCACCATCACCATGGCTGGTCTGCTGGGCATGTTCCTAGCGCGGAAAG GCTCTCGTTTCAAGAGGGTGGCAGTTCCTCTTGGCCTGATGAGTGCAGGTGCTTCAGTGTGCTACCCTGCCCAGGCAGTGGCTGTGCTCAAG TTAACAGGTAAGAGGCTTTATGCAGCAGGACAGTGGAGCAGTGCCTCTGTGTCGTCTCTGTTCACCTCCAAGTCCAAGGAGCATGTTGCCAAAGAGCTTGCTTCCTCACAAACACAG TCAGCCACAGTGCCAAAGCCTGAGTCTCCAGTAGTTGAAGAGGTGCATTCTGCCCCTTGCCACGTGGAAGAGCCCAGCTCTCCCACAGACAGCCCAGCTCAGCCCGCAGCcaccacagaggcagagatagAATCAGTTGAGCTTGTTCCTGTCTCTGATGAACCCGCTTCCGCCACCACAACAGAGGGGCTGACatccataacacacacacagataccacCTGACGAAGGTCCTACACAGCCCACTGCAG ATGCTGTAGTAAAATCTGTGCCAGCTGAGTCCACTCTCAATTCTCTGGCACCACCCTCCCCTGTCGAAAGTGAGGAGCCTTTAGACTCCAAACAAGCACTTGATGCCCCCTCTGCTGAAGCCAGCCCAGACCAGATCATGCCTACCTCTGAAGCAGAGACAGTGGTGGAGTCTGTTCCAACTGAGCCCACTCCTGCTGCCGAGGAGCCAcctgctccagctccttcagACCAACCAGCAG AATCATCTGAGTCTGAACCTGCTCCTGAGGAGTTAGCTGAAAAACCAGTGGTTGCTGCAGTGGAGGAACCCACAGCCCCTGAGCAGGCCGCTGCAGAAAACACCACAG AGGGCTCTGGTTTCCAGGCCGACCCTGCTCTCATGGACTTTGGCCAGTCCAACCCAGAGGATGAAGACATGTACAGCACTCGCAGCTGA